TGCTCGCCACGTGTAGAGGGCGCGCACCGCACCTGCTCCTGCGGCAATTCGGGCCGGGCAATGCTGCCTTTTACCTTGCGCAGCATGAGCAGCATGGGCACCAGCAGGCATACCAGCGAGGGCACAATCAGCTTAAGAATAATATTCACGCTGGTAATCTGCCCGCCCACCCAAAGCATGGTGGTGGTTACATCGCCAATTGGCGACCACACCCCGCCCGCATTGGCCGCAATAATTACCAGCCCGGCAAAATAGCGCCGGTCCTCGGCATCGGCCACCAGCTTACGCAGCAGCGAAATCATTACAATAGCCGTAGTCAGGTTGTCGAGCACTGCAGAAAGGAAAAAGGCCGTAATCCCCACAACCATAAACAGCTTTTTTTTGCTGGTGGTGGTAATTCGGCTGGTAATTACTTCAAACCCGTCGTGCGCATCAATCAGCTCCACAATGGTCATGGCGCCAAGCAGGAAAAATAAAATTCCCGAGAGTTCGCCCATCTGATGCAGCAGTTCTTCATTAATCAGGTGCGCCTCACCCATAAGCACCAGCACAGTCCAGCAAACCACCCCCGTAATCAGCGCCGAGGCCGATTTGTTGAGCTTAAGCGGATGCTCAAGTACAATGGCGGCATAGCCCAGCATAAAAAGAATTGTTAGCAACATAGCCTGTAAAATTACATTGTTAGCCGAATTTCGGGCAGTTCTTCTATATTTGGCAATTCAACTGTTTTACAAAAAGCACTACATACTACTATTATGAGTCTATTTCGTAAGAAATCCCTTGATTCGCTGCTGGCTCAGGCCGCCGATTCGGAAAAGGGGCTGAAACGCACACTGGGTGCCGGAAGCCTTGTTGCACTGGGTATCGGAGCCATTATTGGAGCCG
This genomic window from Bacteroidota bacterium contains:
- the nhaD gene encoding sodium:proton antiporter NhaD, which gives rise to MLLTILFMLGYAAIVLEHPLKLNKSASALITGVVCWTVLVLMGEAHLINEELLHQMGELSGILFFLLGAMTIVELIDAHDGFEVITSRITTTSKKKLFMVVGITAFFLSAVLDNLTTAIVMISLLRKLVADAEDRRYFAGLVIIAANAGGVWSPIGDVTTTMLWVGGQITSVNIILKLIVPSLVCLLVPMLLMLRKVKGSIARPELPQEQVRCAPSTRGEQLTVFATGVGVLLFVPVFKSVTHLPPFMGILLGVGMLWVVTEIIHKRKNDEEKASLSVARALQRVDTPSVLFFLGILLAIGALQSAGLLTALAQGMDQAIGNIDLITLAIGLSSAVVDNVPLVAAAQGMYSLNSFPTDHYFWEFLAYCAGTGGSILVIGSAAGVAIMGIERIEFFWYVRRISFPALMGYFAGALVYMSMAALIHA